In Elusimicrobium sp., one genomic interval encodes:
- a CDS encoding aspartate kinase, translating to MRQICIMKFGGNTLANKQKLLMAAELIKSRYEDNYIPVVVASANGNLTDVLLDHAYSIAPNPDKRELDMLVTTGERVSVALLSIALRAQGVPSVSLTGSQIGLITTCTHTGADILSLKGDRLVKEVQEGHVPIVAGFQGIGENKEITTLKRGGSDVSAVFLAAQLGADHVEMVKDVDGVYSADPNKDTKAQKYEVLDFDEMYKLALNGANVLHPDAVRLAKEKGVEIRIVHYQTGQTGTVIK from the coding sequence ATGAGACAAATTTGCATCATGAAATTTGGCGGCAATACGCTGGCCAACAAACAAAAACTTTTAATGGCGGCGGAATTGATTAAGTCCCGCTACGAGGATAATTATATTCCGGTGGTGGTGGCTTCCGCTAACGGGAATTTAACCGATGTTCTTTTAGACCATGCCTACAGCATTGCTCCCAATCCGGATAAACGGGAATTGGATATGCTGGTTACCACCGGGGAGCGTGTCAGCGTGGCCCTTCTTTCCATTGCTCTGCGTGCCCAAGGGGTACCGTCCGTATCTTTAACGGGTTCCCAAATCGGCCTTATTACTACCTGCACGCATACGGGGGCCGATATTCTGTCCCTTAAAGGAGACCGTTTGGTAAAAGAAGTGCAAGAAGGCCATGTGCCGATAGTGGCCGGTTTCCAAGGGATTGGCGAAAACAAAGAAATCACCACGCTTAAGCGCGGCGGATCCGATGTGTCGGCCGTGTTTTTGGCCGCTCAATTAGGGGCTGACCATGTAGAAATGGTAAAAGATGTGGACGGCGTTTATTCCGCAGACCCCAACAAAGACACAAAGGCCCAAAAATACGAAGTTTTAGATTTTGACGAAATGTATAAGTTGGCCTTGAACGGTGCCAATGTGCTCCACCCCGATGCTGTGCGCTTAGCCAAAGAAAAAGGGGTGGAAATTCGTATCGTGCATTATCAAACAGGTCAAACGGGTACCGTTATTAAATAG
- the lysA gene encoding diaminopimelate decarboxylase — translation MCFHYQNGELRAEEVSIKKIAEQVGTPFYCYSTEKLTRNFDAYRRALADENATICYSVKANPNLSVVAALARLGGGADVVSAGEMYVALKAGIPADKIVFSGVGKTREELAEAIKMNILQINAESEAELELINRLAVEQGKKANVALRVNPDVDALTHVKITTGKKENKFGVAWEEALSLYRRAAQMEGVRIAGIAVHIGSQLLDVEPFRLAFTKIASMVQELEKEGIEISNIDLGGGMGINYNVELPPTCAAYAQVVKETLGHLNKHIIVEPGRSIVGNAGILVTEVVYNKTNGEKNFIIVDAGMNDLIRPALYDAWHTILPVTKHGTAPIIADIVGPICESGDVFAHARIIEPTQAGELLAIMCAGAYGAAMSSIYNFRPLVPEVMVRGGEFAVVRKRTSYEEMLSGHAVAPWL, via the coding sequence ATGTGCTTTCATTACCAAAACGGAGAACTTCGCGCGGAGGAAGTTTCCATCAAAAAAATAGCTGAACAAGTCGGTACGCCCTTTTATTGTTACTCTACGGAAAAATTGACCCGCAATTTTGACGCTTACCGCCGCGCACTGGCCGACGAAAACGCCACCATTTGTTACTCTGTAAAGGCCAACCCCAATCTAAGCGTGGTGGCTGCCTTGGCCCGCCTGGGGGGAGGGGCCGATGTGGTGTCGGCCGGGGAAATGTATGTGGCGTTGAAGGCGGGTATTCCGGCGGACAAAATTGTTTTTTCCGGTGTGGGGAAAACGCGGGAAGAATTGGCGGAAGCAATTAAAATGAATATTTTGCAAATCAATGCCGAATCCGAAGCCGAACTGGAACTCATCAACCGCTTGGCTGTAGAACAAGGCAAAAAAGCCAATGTGGCCCTGCGGGTAAACCCCGATGTAGATGCGTTGACCCATGTAAAAATTACAACGGGTAAAAAAGAAAATAAATTCGGGGTGGCTTGGGAAGAGGCCCTGTCGCTTTACCGCCGTGCCGCACAAATGGAAGGAGTGCGTATCGCGGGGATTGCGGTGCATATCGGCTCACAACTTTTAGATGTGGAACCTTTCCGTCTGGCATTTACCAAAATTGCTTCTATGGTACAAGAACTGGAAAAGGAAGGTATTGAAATTAGCAATATCGACTTAGGCGGCGGTATGGGAATTAACTATAATGTGGAACTCCCGCCCACCTGTGCGGCCTATGCGCAAGTGGTCAAAGAAACGCTCGGGCACCTGAATAAACATATTATTGTGGAGCCGGGGCGCTCTATTGTGGGAAACGCCGGTATTTTGGTTACGGAAGTGGTGTATAACAAAACCAACGGGGAAAAGAATTTTATTATTGTGGATGCGGGTATGAACGATTTGATTCGTCCGGCCTTATATGATGCGTGGCACACTATTTTGCCCGTTACCAAACACGGCACAGCCCCCATCATTGCCGATATCGTCGGCCCGATTTGCGAATCGGGAGATGTTTTTGCCCATGCGCGTATTATTGAGCCTACCCAAGCGGGCGAACTACTTGCTATAATGTGTGCTGGGGCTTATGGCGCGGCGATGTCTTCCATTTATAATTTCCGCCCGTTAGTGCCCGAAGTGATGGTTCGCGGCGGCGAGTTTGCCGTCGTGCGGAAGCGGACTTCTTACGAAGAGATGCTTTCCGGCCACGCGGTAGCTCCGTGGTTATAG
- the gpmA gene encoding 2,3-diphosphoglycerate-dependent phosphoglycerate mutase, which translates to MNKKIVLLRHGQSTWNLENRFTGWTDVDLTAQGTQEARQAGKILKDEGFLFNITYTSYLKRAIKTLNSVLEQMNLDWLPVHKSWRLNEKHYGALQGLNKQETAQKYGEEQVRKWRRSYTIRPPALQPDDPRAPTRDPRYWAVSPALLPLTESLQDTVARIVPYWQAEIFPKLQSADQLLIVAHGNSLRGIIKHLKQMTDEEIIRFNLPTAVPYVLEFDEQGKLQKDYFLGNTAEIEQKIKMVENQGKASN; encoded by the coding sequence ATGAACAAAAAAATTGTACTGCTACGCCACGGGCAAAGCACTTGGAATTTAGAAAACCGTTTTACGGGTTGGACAGATGTTGATTTAACAGCGCAGGGCACGCAGGAAGCCAGGCAGGCGGGAAAGATTCTTAAAGACGAGGGCTTCCTTTTTAATATAACTTACACATCTTATTTGAAACGGGCGATAAAAACTCTTAATTCGGTATTGGAACAGATGAACTTAGATTGGTTACCCGTTCACAAATCGTGGCGCCTTAATGAAAAGCATTACGGGGCTTTACAGGGACTCAACAAACAGGAGACCGCCCAAAAATATGGGGAAGAACAAGTAAGGAAGTGGCGCAGAAGTTATACAATCCGGCCGCCGGCTTTACAACCGGACGACCCGCGGGCCCCTACGCGTGACCCGAGATATTGGGCAGTTTCCCCCGCGCTTCTTCCGTTGACAGAATCGCTGCAGGACACCGTCGCACGCATTGTTCCTTACTGGCAAGCGGAAATTTTCCCGAAACTGCAATCGGCAGACCAATTGTTAATCGTGGCGCACGGTAACAGCCTGCGCGGTATTATCAAGCACCTTAAACAAATGACGGACGAAGAAATTATCCGTTTTAACTTGCCCACCGCCGTGCCGTATGTGTTGGAATTTGATGAGCAAGGAAAACTGCAAAAAGATTATTTTTTGGGAAACACGGCAGAAATTGAACAAAAAATAAAAATGGTGGAAAATCAGGGCAAAGCAAGCAATTAA
- the def gene encoding peptide deformylase, with protein sequence MAILRITKYGEDILRQKLKPVDFKTLEPILPQLLKDMEETCLAVRGVGLAANQIGLDYRLALILIPESDEEDAPLKRYVIINPEIIEKRGEKLEEEGCLSLPGLWAEVKRATDVTIKYTDEHGKEQVKRARGLLAKAFQHEVDHLDGKMFVDLVDPKLKTEVKKAIKKLRPNWN encoded by the coding sequence ATGGCTATCTTACGCATTACGAAATACGGAGAGGATATTCTCCGCCAAAAATTAAAACCCGTGGATTTTAAGACATTGGAACCTATTCTTCCGCAGTTATTAAAGGACATGGAGGAAACCTGTTTGGCGGTGCGCGGGGTAGGTTTGGCGGCTAACCAAATCGGTTTGGATTACCGCCTGGCACTTATTTTAATTCCGGAATCGGACGAAGAAGATGCCCCTTTGAAACGCTATGTGATTATCAATCCCGAAATCATTGAAAAAAGAGGGGAAAAACTGGAAGAAGAAGGTTGCCTTTCTTTGCCCGGTTTATGGGCCGAAGTAAAACGCGCCACGGATGTAACCATTAAATATACGGATGAACACGGAAAAGAACAGGTCAAGCGAGCGCGGGGTCTTTTGGCTAAAGCCTTCCAGCACGAAGTTGACCATTTAGACGGTAAAATGTTTGTAGATTTGGTGGATCCGAAACTAAAAACCGAGGTTAAAAAAGCCATCAAAAAACTTCGCCCCAATTGGAACTGA
- a CDS encoding PTS sugar transporter subunit IIA, which translates to MLEQTPCKQGFCGLVSAEQVWLPKEVPSQAELIMRLAQLACKHLPQLNAQEVAEQVLKREQGIGTTLETGLGIPHARVEELEDFAAAFAVLPAPLITPTGASVRVMFLLLSPAQTPFFSKHLQLLASLAEKFTHPFVEKLCAQKDASAVAALLNDRS; encoded by the coding sequence ATGTTAGAACAGACACCATGTAAACAAGGATTTTGCGGGTTGGTATCGGCCGAACAAGTGTGGCTTCCCAAAGAAGTACCTTCCCAAGCGGAACTGATAATGCGCTTAGCGCAGTTGGCCTGCAAACATTTGCCCCAACTGAACGCGCAGGAAGTGGCCGAGCAAGTATTAAAGCGCGAGCAAGGCATCGGTACTACTTTGGAAACGGGGCTCGGTATTCCGCATGCTCGCGTAGAAGAACTGGAAGATTTTGCCGCAGCCTTTGCGGTGCTGCCCGCACCGCTTATTACCCCGACGGGGGCTTCGGTACGGGTGATGTTTTTGCTTTTGTCCCCTGCGCAAACGCCTTTTTTCTCCAAACATTTGCAACTTTTGGCATCACTGGCGGAAAAGTTTACCCACCCGTTTGTGGAAAAACTTTGCGCACAAAAGGACGCGAGCGCTGTGGCCGCTTTATTAAACGACCGTTCATAA